Sequence from the Oceanispirochaeta sp. M1 genome:
GATCATTCTCTGAAGATAGCAGGAAGGAATACTTCTATCTTTTCGGATTCCGCAAGAAGTGAGATCCATAATCGATCAGAAGGGATTAACAGGCAGGTTAATAAAATCTGTTATCAGGCATTGATCAGCGGAGCAATTAGTAAACGCGAAATTATCGATTCAAAAGACCTTCCCTTCCCCCAATGAAATTGACTCTATGATTTTCCATTGGTCGTCAGTTGGTAATGCAGTGTGTTCACATTCTGCAGAGCTGACTGTCGAGTGGTGGAAACCAAGCTTGTCAGGTGGTGGAAGTGCTGGCGGGCGGGTAACAGCTTGGAATAATAACTTCAGTTAATTCAGTGCAATTTTGAAAGCTTGAATGTCTTATTCGTGTGACTCCTTCAGGAATGTTTAGCTTGGTTATGCTTGTGCAATTCATGAATGACATGGGTCCTATTCCTGCAAGATCATACCCCATCAGCTGGGAAATAGGGGTTACTTCTCCACTGAGTGTTTCATCACAATCTACAGTTTCCATTGTCATCGTTGCCCCAATGGATCTATATTTGATGCCTTTAAAAAACACACCCGGAGTTATCATATTTCCATAAATGGCATAGAGCACAATATCGCTGTCACTGACAACTAAGCTGTCACCCTCCATGTAATCTGTGCCGCTTTTATCTGCAGCCGTGTTCCAGCATACAAAGAGATTTAATCCCTCTGCCAGACTGCCCGGATTTCCCAGGATGGTGATGCTCTCACCCGTGGAATATACTGTTGAATCGCCGGGAGCTGTTCCGGCATCATTTCCATTGCTATTGTAGGTGATGCTGTGTTCCGTGGCAGCTGCAATTGGTGTCTCATTCGTATTGCTTGTATCACTCGTACTTGCCGTTACATCGGGATTCCCGTCACCATCTGTATCGATCCCTGTAACTGTTCCATCGTCGCTGACAATGACTGTCCCTGCTGTTCCGCTGCCATCTTTGGCAGTATTCAGAGTACTCGTACCTGTTGCCGAGACGATGAGGTAGAAATCAACAATTCCATCGTTGTTAAAGTCCAGAGCATAGATTCCTGTAGATGGGTTGGATTCACTTTCAACAAGGGGGACATCAACGGTACCATCACCATCTAAATCCAATCCCTTTTCTTCCTCCGTCATGACCATATCGACCAGGACGCTCTTTCCGTCTGTATCCAGGAGTTTCACTTTTGTTTCGCCGTTTAAATCTATCCGTTCCAGTTCAGAAATCAGGTTGCTGCATCCTGCCAGGATCAACAGAAATGATAATATCAGTATTACTTTCGATTGTATTTTTTTCATGAATTTTTCCCTTTTATTTAGAATCTGAGACTCATACCCAGTTGGGCTCCCAGGGTGCTGCCGGTATTTTCATCCTCAAAGAAGTAAATCCAGGAGGGCCGGATGTAAACGGCAATATTGTCATTGAGATTGTAGGAGGTTTTTATGCTGATCCGACCTGCTGTATCCAGAAAATAATCAACACTGTTGTTTCCGGTTCGATAAACATCACCATAGGCTATGTGATTTATGATTCCGATGCCCAGTTCGGGAATAATCTCTATATCCTTAGTGGCATGAAAGGTATAAGCGAGTCCTGTAAAAAGGGGAACATCAATAAAGAAGTCAACCCATGTCGTTTTAGACTGGCATTTATTAACTTCTGCAGAGGCGAAAAAAATAAGATCGTCCTCAAAGCCCGGGCTTACATTTATCTGAAACCCGGTGCCGAAAGAGAATCCTGCATAATTTCCGTAATCACCCAGGGGCAAGCCGAACTGCACCCCTGCATCGATTGAATTCAGGGCATTGAGAGACATAGTGGATATAAGAAGTAACATAGCAAATAGACTTTTTTTCATTTGTATTCGATTCTCCCAGGAAATGAACATTGTTAGTTCTCTAATCTAAGAGCGAAAAGTTCTGCCCACAACTATCCCTTGGAATAGGTTTCAGTTTTTTAATGAGGATTTAAGATAAAAAATCAAATAAACTATAATGAAGGGAAGGGCCATTCATATGTTCTTAATCTTGACCCTTTTAATCGTATTTGACGGAGATTTCTCTTCTGATCCAATATATGTTCTCAAAAAAGTAATTTTGACAAAATTAAAGATATGTAATAATAACATTCCCATTAAAGGATATTAAAGTATTATTTCTTTTCTGTATAAGTATTAAGTATTTATTATGATTTCTTAAACAGTTTGAAAAACCCTTCCATCTCTCAATCATAAAACTTTAAAAGTAAGAATATCAGACAATAGGGTAAAAAGCCCTTTACAAATATCGGATTGTGGTATTATCATACAATACAACAAACGCAAATAAGTTTAAAGAAAACAGGAGATAAATATGAGTAATATGAGTCCAATGAAAAAATCAGTGTCCATCTGTGATATGGAAGTCTGGAACGATTCCTGTTCTATCGAAGAGCTGGAATATGCCATCGGCCACGGAGCCTCCGGAGCGACTACCAACCCCGTTATTGTTCTTAATGTTCTAAAGAAAGAAATGCACCTCTGGCAGGGTAGAATTAAAGAACTTATCAAAGAAATGCCCACTGCTTCAGAAGTGGATATATCCTGGAAGCTGATTGAAGAGATGGCCGTAAAGGGTGCTGATGTTCTGAAACCTGTTTTTGATGAAACTAAGGGTAAGAAGGGTAGAATCTCCATTCAGACAAATGCCCAGCTCTATAGAGATGCAGAAGCCATGACAGCTCAGGCTGTTCAGTTTAATAAACTGGCTTCTAATATGATGGTTAAAATGCCTGCAACCGCTGCCGGAATTAAAGCCTTTGAAGAGGCTACATACCAGGGTGTCAACATCAACGCCACTGTAAGTTTTACTGTTCCTCAGGCTGTTGCCGTGGGTGAAGCAGTAGAGCGCGGATTGAAAAGAAGAGAAGCCGAAGGGAAAGATGTTTCAAACATGACTCCCGTATGTACCATCATGGTGGGGCGTCTGGATGACTGGCTCAAAATTGTTGCGGCTAAAGAAGGCATTATTACCAACCCCGGAACTCTGGACTGGGCTGGTGTGGCTGCTTTCAAGGAAGCCTATAAGATCTATAAAGAAAAGGGATTCAGAACCAGACTCCTCTCTGCAGCCTACAGAAACCATCTGCACTGGTCACAGTTGATCGGTGATGACATTGTTCAGACAATTCCCGGAGGATGGCAGAAAAAGTTTAACAACTGTGATGTTCCTGTAGAAGTTACAATTGATAAACCCGTTGATCCTGCAATTCTGGAAGAACTTCACAAGAAGTTCCCCGATTTTACTAAAGCCTATGAAGCTTACGGCCTGAAACATGAAGAGTTTGTAACCTATGGTGCCACTTCAAGAACCCTCAGAGGATTCCTGGCTGGATATACCGAACTGCTGTCTGTTGTAAGGGACTTTATGGTTCCCAATCCCGACGCATAATAATCAGGGGGAGAAATCCCCTTGTTTGGGTAATCAATAGGATAATCAATAGGATAATCAATAGGATAATCAATAGGATAAGAAGGAATATAATATGTCAGAATATATCAGTAAATTAATGGATAGAGCCCGTGCGGCTCAGAAACAGATAGAGTTTTTCAGCCAGGAACAGGTTGATAATATGTGCGAGAGAATCGCCTGGGCTACAATTCAGGAAGATTTTGCACAGAAAATTGCAGAGTTCGCCTTTGAAGAAACTCAGATGGGTGATGTCTCCAGTAAATACGGGAAGATGATGAATAAGGTCCGGGGCGGCTGGTTCGATATGAAAGGTGAAAAGTCCACTGGAGTTATTGAGGAAAACAAGGCTCTGGGGCTTATTAAGATTGCCAAACCTGTCGGTGTTATCGGGGCTCTTGTTCCCTGTACCAATTGTGAAGCAACTGAGGTTCTTAAGGCAATGAGTGCCATTAAGACAAGAAATGCCATCATCCTGGCTCCCCATCCACGTGCCCGAAAAACAAACGAAATTGTCGTTAATAAAATGAGAGAGGCTCTGGAAGCCGGAGGTTACCCTGCCGATCTTATTATTCATATGGATGAAGTCACCATGGATAACTCTCAGGATCTCATGGAGCAGTGTGACCTTATACTGGCCACCGGTGGTGGAGGTCTTGTAAAGGCAGCCTATTCCAGCGGTACTCCCGCCTACGGTGTAGGTGCGGGTAATGCAGTAACCATCGTTGATGACACTCAGGATATGGCCGTTGTCGCTGATAAAATTAAACGTTCAAAAACCTTTGACCAGGCTACAAGCTGTTCAGCTGAGAATGCCTGTCTTATTCAGGATACTATTTACAACACTTTTGTTGCTGCTCTTCAGGATGAAGGCGGATACCTTTGTGATGAGGATGAGAAGAATAAACTCCAGACTGCTCTGTGGCCTGACGGTGTTCACCTCAACAGAGATGTAGTTGCCCAGCCAGCCGCTAAGATTGCCAGGATTGCCGGAATTGATCTTCCTGAAGACCGTTGTTTTTTCTTTGTAGAAGAGAGCGGAATCGGTGCAGATTTCCCCTTCTCCGGTGAAAAACTTTCTGTTGTTACAGCTGTATATAAATGGGACAATTTTGACAATGCCGTACAGATGGTGAACGATATAACCAACTTCTCCGGTGCAGGTCACTCCTGTGGAATCCACAGCTCCAATGAAGAGCGGGTTATGCAGCTTTCCGAACAGGTAAAAGTTTCACGAGTTATGGTAAATCAGCCCCAGTGTCTCGCCAACAGCGGTGCCTGGACAAATGGAATGCCTATGACATTAACCCTGGGTTGCGGAACCTGGGGAGGAAATATCTCAAGCGAAAATATCACCTGGAAACATCTGATGAACACAACCTGGGTCTCCTCTCCTATCGCCAACCGACAGCCTGATGACAAGGAGTTATTCAGTGAGCAAGTCAGAAAAGGCTGATCAGGTTCCGGAACTTCCCAGAACTCACAGGGAGAGCCTGGCTCTCCTTGAGAAGATGCGGAAGTCCATGCTGGCCGGGGGTGGTGAAGACCGCCGGGCCAGACAGAGAGCCAAAGGAAAACATACGGCCCGCGAAAGAATCCATCTTCTTGTGGATGATGGCAGCTTTATTGAGAATCAGCCCTATGAGCTGAGCCGTATCGATGACTTCGGCATGGATAAAAAGAAAATCAGCGGTGATGGTGTAATAACCGGAAGCGCACTTATGGGGGGACGGCAGGTCTGGATGTCTTCTCAGGACTTTACTGTTCTGGGCGGATCTCTCGGGGAGCAGCATGCTTCCAAGATAGCCGGAACTCTGCAGATGGCTCTGAAGACTGGTAAACCCTTTATTCAGATCAACGATTCAGGTGGAGCCCGTATTCAGGAAGGAGTTATGTCTCTGGAAGGATATGGAAGTATCTTCAGAGGCAATATCCTTGCTTCCGGAGTTATTCCCCAGATCAGTCTGATCATGGGGCCCTGTGCCGGTGGAGCCGCATATTCTCCTGCGCTGACTGACTTTGTATTTATGGTGGATAAAACCAGCCATATGTATATAACAGGTCCCGATGTCATTAGGGCTGTGACAGGTGAAGATGTTAGCCATGAGACCCTTGGTGGTGCCGTGGCTCACAACAGCTTGAGTGGTAATGCCCACTTTAACTGCAGCAGTGAAGATGAGTGTCTACTTACAGTTAGTAAACTGCTCACCTTTATTCCTTCATCAAATAAGGAAACTCCTCCTGTTGTTGACAGTAAGGATGATCCTAACAGGGATACTTCGGATATTCTCCGGATTATCCCGGGACAGTCAAACAGACCCTATGATATTCGGGATATTATTGCTTTGCTTTTTGATAAAGACTGTGAGTTTCTGGAAGTTCATAAGTATTTTGCCAGGAGTATGGTAGTCGGATTTTCCCGTCTGGGTGGAAGATCTGTAGGTGTTATCGGGAATCAGCCTAATGTGTTTGCCGGTGCTCTTAACAGAGATTCATCTGATAAGGCTGCCCGTTTTATCAGATTCTGTGATTCCTTCGGGATTCCCATTGTTTCACTTGTTGATGTACCCGGATATATGCCCGGTACTGAACAGGAACATGGAGGCATCATCCGTCACGGAGCTAAACTGCTTTATGCTATTGCAGAAGCAACGGTTCCCAAGCTGGCTCTTGTACTCCGAAAAGCCTATGGTGGCGCCTATATTGGAATGGCTTCCAAGGCTCTTGGATATGACCGTGTCCTCGCGCTGCCCATTGCAGAGATCGCAGTAATGGGTGCTTCAGGCGCTGCTAATATTATTTTCAGAAATGAAATTAAAGCAGCCAAAGATTCAGATCTTATTCGTGAGATAAAGATGCATGAGTACCAGGAAAAGTTTATGAATCCCTTTTCTGCAGCTTCTCTTGGAATTGTGGACGATGTGGTTGCCCCTGAATCAGTGAGGAAGGAGCTTATCAGATCTATGGAAATGTGTGCGGATAAACAGGAAACCCTGCCGTATAAGAAACATGGAAATATACCGCTATGATGTTTATAAAAAGATTAAGAGATAAGAATCGAAATAAGAATAGTTTTGCAGCAGAAGCAAATGATGTCCGATATGTTCCCGAGCATGTGCCCGGAATATATTCAGATGCTTCTGTATGGACTCAAAGAAAGAAGTAGGATAACCCTTTTTTCCTGATCCGGCCCGATCCCTTTTAACCGGGGGATCGGGCATTTTTTATCTCATAGTAATATAGCAATTTCCTGTACAGAGCTGAGAACTGCAAACGTTTGTATTTATTCTTCCTTTCGTGCATTGATTCACTCTTTATTTTTTTAATTCCAACAGTCAGTTTTTATCTTTTAATTGATAGAAAAATATATTTTAAATACATGTATGGTATGTATATAGATGTGTAACTAGAAATGAGGTAATAATAAAACTTGACAATACAATAGTTTCAGTATAATAATCATAGTTAATGACAACGTTTGCAAAGAATTGCAAGATATCCATTGTCTAAGATTATTTATTGAGGGTTTAATGAAACAGGTCACCATTAAAGATATTGCAGAAATAGCAGGAGTCAGTTTCTCTACAGTCTCCCGTTGTCTCAATGACAGTTCTTTAGTGTCTGATAAAACAAAGTCCAAGGTGAACAAAATTGCAGATGACCTGGGTTTTGAGTTTAATGCCGGTGCAAGAAGTATGATTACAAGCCGGGCCGGAACAGTCGGTATTATCATGCCTGAGCAGTACAAAGAATCTAATGTAAACGTCTATCACAGTATGCTGATGAACAAACTCCGTACGAGTCTGGAAAAGGCTGATATGGATCTGATCGTTTCCCATCAGCAGAATCATTATTCCGGTCAGAATAATATTATCCGGCTGGTAACAAGAAACAAGGTTGATGGTCTGATCATTCTGCTGGAAGATCTCAGTGAAGAGAGCTGCGAGTTTCTTGAGAAAAAATCGGTCCCCTTTGTATGCATTCACTATCCTCCTGGAAAAGTGGTGCAGGACCAGGACGTGGTTTATACAGATCACTATATGGGGGGACGTCTTGTAGCAGAGCATCTGCTGAAAAAAGGCAATCAGACATTTGTCCTTATTGCAGAGGAAGAGAAGCATCTGGAGTACAGACAGAGAGAAGACGGATTCTGCGACACAATTGAAAAGGCCGGATTCACGGTAAATCGATATTACAGTGATTCCTCATTTGATGCTGCCAGGGCTGTTGTCAGTTCAAATATCGAAGAGATCAAAGAGTATGACGCACTGTTCGGCTCCAATGATCTGATGGCCCTGGGTGCTATGCAGGCTATGAGGGATGCAGGAATGATAATGCCTGCTGATATGTCTGTTGTCGGTTATGACGACACCGAATTCTGTCTTTATAATAATCCGGGGCTTACATCAATTCATCAGCCTCGGGAAGAGCTGGCTCATATATCCTGTGACCGCCTTTTTATGCAGATTGAGAAAATGAAGAATGGGGAACAGCTGCTGAAGAAAAGAATCAGCATACAGCCCGTTCTTGTACCACGTGAATCATCCTGAAATAGGATAATCTCTCTCTTTTGAAAGTGAGAATAATAAAATAAAACAATCAGATATCAGTAAGTGACTGAGTATCTGCAGGAGGAATTATATGATAGTAAAAAATCAGATACAAGATTCTGGGTATACCTCTATAACAGAGGAAAATGGAATCCATTCGGATATGCTCCTTGATTTTGGAATTCTCAGATTATCTGCCGGAGACGTTTGGGAAGACGGTGATCAGATCAAAGAACGGGCCTGGCTTCTGATTTCAGGTGAACTCCGCTTTGAATGGCAGGGAGAAGAAGCCGTAATGAAACGCTCTTCCTGTTTTGAAGAAAGCCCCTCTGTACTGCATGTACCTAGTGGGGTGGAGGTAAAAATAACAGCATTGTCCGATGTCGAGATTTCTGTGGAAAAGAAGACAAATAGTAAAGATTTTCCTTCTAAGCTATACAGACCTGAAGATATCAGAAGTGATATCTTCGGTGGAGGAATAATGCATGATGCTGCCAAACGTACTGTCCGTACTGTATTTGATGGTGAGATTGCCCCTGAATCCAACATGGTTCTGGGTGAGGTCATAAATCATCCCGGCCGCTGGTCCAGTTATCCCCCCCATCATCATCCTCAGCCTGAGATTTATCATTACAGACATTTTCCTGAGCAGGGATTCGGAGTCTCTCTTCTGGATGAAGAAGCTTTTTATACAAAAAATGGCGATACATGTCTCATCAATGGGGGTAAAACCCATTCACAGGTGACAGCAGCAGGTTACGCCATGTATTACATCTGGATGATTTCCCATCTTCCTGAAGACAGATGGCTGCCGTCTACCAGATATTTCAAAGAAGAGCATAAATGGCTTATCGATCCTGAAGTAAAGATCTGGCCCGAGCTGAAACATGAAGGAACAAAAATATGAAAACAGTCCGAATGACCATGGGACAGGCCCTGGTTAAATTTCTTGATAATCAATATATCTCCTTTGATGGAGAAGAAGAAAAATTTGTAAATGGTGTATTCGGTATATTCGGACACGGATGTGTTGTCGGGATAGGGGAGGCTCTTCAGGAGCCTGATCACTCTCTCAAATTCTACCAGGGACATAATGAACAGGGTATGGCCCATGCGGCTATTGCCTATGCAAAACAGAATAACCGCCGGAAAATAATGGCCGTGACTTCCTCCATCGGCCCCGGTGCACTCAATATGGTGACAGCTGCCGGCCTGGCTTCAGTTAACAGAATCCCGGTCTTACTCCTTCCGGGTGATTCTTTTGCCTGCCGGCAGCCCGATCCCGTCCTTCAGCAGATGGAGCAGTTTAATGACAGTACTGTAACCAGCAATGATGCCTTCCGCTCTGTCTGCCGTTACTGGGACAGAGTCAGCCGCCCCGAGCAGCTGATGTCTGCGGCCATGAATGCCATGCGTGTTCTTACCGATCCTGCTGATACGGGTGCAGTCTGTCTGGCCCTGCCCCAGGATGTACAGGCGGAAGCCTGGGACTATCCGGTGGAATTCTTTGAAAAACGGGTTCACTTCATTGAGCGCCGTTCTCTATCAGATGATGCTGTTAAGAGAGCTGCTTCAGTAATTACTGAAAGCAGTAAACCCCTTGTTGTCTGCGGCGGAGGAGTCCGCTATTCAGAGGCCGGAGAAGCTTTGGCCTCATTTTGTGAGAAATTCAATATTCCCTTTGGCGAAACACAGGCCGGTAAAAGTGCAGTGACCTGGGACAATCCCATGAATCTTGGAGGCCTCGGAGTCACAGGAGGTCTGGCAGCCAATGTTATTGCTGCGGAAACAGATCTTGTTATTGCTGTGGGAACAAGACTTTCAGACTTCACTACTGCAAGTAAATCATCATTTAAAAGGGATAATGTAAAAGTTCTCTCCCTAAACGTTAACAGTTTTGATGCCTATAAGATGAATGCTTTTCCCTTCCTCTGTGATGCGAAAGCAGGACTGGACTCACTGAGTGCAGAACTGGAGAAAAAGGGATGGAAATCCTCTTACAGCAGTGAAATTGAAGATGCAAGAGCTGCCTGGAAAAAGGAAGTAGATCATCTCTATTCTGATAATGAACTGGGACCCAATGGAATCTACTCACAGCTCAGAGCTCTTGGGATTATGAATGAAGAGATTTTTGATAAGGATGCAATTATTGTAGGTGCTTCCGGAAGTCTTCCCGGTGATCTGCAGAGAGTCTGGAGATCAAGACATAAAGATACCTACCATATGGAATATGGATTTTCCTGCATGGGCTATGAAGTTTCCGGCGCTGTAGGTGCAAAAATTGCCGCACCTGATCAGGAGGTCTACTCCATGACCGGTGATGCCAGTTTTGTAATGCTCCATTCAGAACTGCTTACCAGCATACAGGAAGGCGTCAAAATCAATATCATGCTCTTTGATAATAACGGATTCGGCTGTATTGATAATCTGCAGACCAGCCAGGGGATTCCCAAGTTCGGCTGTGAATTAAAATATCGAAATCCTGAGACAGGACGTCTTGATGAAGGTGGAAAACCGATTCCCGTAGATTATGCAAAAATAGCCGAAGGTTATGGATGCAGAGTCTGGAGAGTTCATAATTCAGAAGAGCTTAGAACGGCTCTGGCTGAAGCTAAAGAGAGTCCTGTAACTACACTCCTTGATATCAAGGTTGATTTTGACTCCATGTCAGAAGGATATGAAAGCTGGTGGAGAGTCGGTACACCCGAAGTTTCCAAAAAAGAAGCTGTTCTCAAAGCCAATAAAGAACTTGTTAAAAATATTGCAGAAGCAAAACAGTATTAGAGGTAAAAAATGAATAAAGACAATGTAAAACTGGCCATGGCTCCCATCGGCTGGACCAACGACGATATGCCCGATCTCGGTGCGGAAGTCACATTTGAACAGTGTGTCAGTGAAATGGCTCTGGCAGGGTATGCAGGTTCTGAAGTGGGAAATAAATATCCTAAAGATCCGGCAGTCCTGAAAGAGCATCTGGATCTGAGAGGGCTGAAAATCTGTAATCAGTGGTTCAGTTCTTTTCTGGCTTCACAGCCCTTCGAGCAGGTTGAAAAAGATTTCAGAGCCCAGCTCTCTTTCCTGAAAGCCATGGGTGCCGATGTTATCGGTCCTTCAGAGCAGACACGTTCCTGCCAGGGTGATACAACTACATCCGTTTTCAGTGGAAAAGCTGTATTAAGCACAGAAGAGTTCGCTCAGATGTGTAATGGAATGAATAAACTGGGACATATTGCCAATGAAGAAGGTCTTAAGCTGGCTTTTCATCATCATATGGGAACAGGTGTGCAGACTGTTGAAGAGACAGAACGATTTCTGAATGACACAGATCCTGCAAAGGTCTCTCTACTCTTTGATGCCGGGCATTTTGCCTTTTCCGGAGAAGATCCCGTTGCAGCATTGAAAAAGTTTATTGGAAGGGTAGGCCATGTTCATCTTAAAGATATGAGAACTGATGTCTATGCTGATGTAAAGTCCAATGATTCATCCTTTCTTGATGCTGTCAGACAGGGTGTCTTTACAGTCCCCGGTGATGGTTCAATCGATTTTCCTTCAATCTTCAGTATTCTGGAACAGAATGAATACAGAGGCTGGATGGTTGTTGAGGCAGAACAGGACCCGGCTAAAGCCAACCCCTTTGCATATGCCAAGATGGCCAGAGATTACATAAGAAAAAATACAGGTATCTGAGAAATAGTTTTCAGAACCGGGAGATAAAAATGAAGAAAAAATTGAATATCGGCATCATAGGTGCCGGAAGAATCGGAAGGGTACATGCCGAAGGAATCTGTAATCAGATTTCCGGAGCATCAGTTAAAACTATGGCTGACCCATTTATGAATGATGAGACTGCTGCCTGGGCACAGTCCATGGGTGTTGAATCAACAACTAAAGAATACAAGGATATTCTAGCTGATTCAGAAATTGATGCTGTTCTTATCTGTACTCCTACAGATACACATGCACAGATTACAAGAGAAGCGGCAAAGGCAGGAAAGCATATCTTCTGTGAAAAACCCATTGACCTTGATGTCGAAAGTATCAAGCAGACTCTGGCAATTGTTGAGGAAGCGGGTGTGAAGTTCCAGATTGGATTCAACAGACGTTTTGATCACAACTTCAGAGCCGTAAAAGATGCTGTGGAGGCTGGCAAAGTCGGTGATCCCCACATGATTAAGATCGTTTCAAGAGATCCCTCACCACCCCCCATCGAATATGTAAAAAGTTCCGGTGGTATGTTTGTTGATATGACCATCCATGATTTTGATATGGTCCGTTATTTAAGCGGCAGTGAAGTAGAAGAAATTTTTGTTCAGGGTGCTGTGCTTGTTGATCCCGAAATAGGAAAGGCCGGTGATATTGATACCGCACTGATAACTATGAAATTTGCCAATGGTGCTATCGGTTGTATCGATAACTCCAGAAAAGCGGCCTATGGATATGATCAGCGTGCTGAAGTTTTCGGCAGTAAGGGATCTGTTGCGACTGGAAATGATACACAGTCTACGGCAGTACTCAGTACTGAAGATGGAATCATTTCTGAAAAACCTTTTCACTTCTTTCTTGAGCGTTATATGGCTTCCTTTGTACAGGAACTGAGAGAGTTCTGTGAGGCTATTATCAATGATACAGATACTCCCCTGGGCGGCATTGACGCATTGAGACCCGTACAGATTGCAATTGCAGCTGGTGAATCTTTGAAAACAGGAAAGCCTGTAAAACTCAATTATTAATTAAGCAATAGAACAGCTTGAAAAGCCGTTTCTTCGAGAGTTGCCTTCTTTAATGAAGGAACTCAAGGGGAAGCGGTTTTTTTATTGGATTTTAAATAATTAAGGGAATAATCGAGGCTGAATGATCAGCGGATATTCAGGCGGCTTTCAATATTTTCGATATGAGAGCTGAAGGTTACAACTGACTGGTTGATTTCACCGGATCTGATTGTATCAACAATATGCTGATGTTCAGAAACAATCAGAGAACGGTCGGAATAATCATCCTGGGATTTTACTATCTCTTCATACATAAAGGATTTAAGAGTCTGGTATATGGCATAGAATAGAGTGTTTCCGGTACTCTTAACTATGATGTTATGGAAATTGTAATCAGCTTCTACGGTTGTTTCAGGAGAGGCCGATTCAATTCCGGCTTTCATCTCATCAACCTCTTTCTGCAGCTCTTTCAGGACTTCTTCAACGGCTTCAGATTTTTCCATAGACTGTCTTGTCAGGTTTATTACACTCCAGAGTTCGATTGCTCCTCG
This genomic interval carries:
- a CDS encoding general secretion pathway protein, translating into DHSLKIAGRNTSIFSDSARSEIHNRSEGINRQVNKICYQALISGAISKREIIDSKDLPFPQ
- a CDS encoding leucine-rich repeat protein is translated as MKKIQSKVILILSFLLILAGCSNLISELERIDLNGETKVKLLDTDGKSVLVDMVMTEEEKGLDLDGDGTVDVPLVESESNPSTGIYALDFNNDGIVDFYLIVSATGTSTLNTAKDGSGTAGTVIVSDDGTVTGIDTDGDGNPDVTASTSDTSNTNETPIAAATEHSITYNSNGNDAGTAPGDSTVYSTGESITILGNPGSLAEGLNLFVCWNTAADKSGTDYMEGDSLVVSDSDIVLYAIYGNMITPGVFFKGIKYRSIGATMTMETVDCDETLSGEVTPISQLMGYDLAGIGPMSFMNCTSITKLNIPEGVTRIRHSSFQNCTELTEVIIPSCYPPASTSTT
- a CDS encoding transaldolase family protein; protein product: MSNMSPMKKSVSICDMEVWNDSCSIEELEYAIGHGASGATTNPVIVLNVLKKEMHLWQGRIKELIKEMPTASEVDISWKLIEEMAVKGADVLKPVFDETKGKKGRISIQTNAQLYRDAEAMTAQAVQFNKLASNMMVKMPATAAGIKAFEEATYQGVNINATVSFTVPQAVAVGEAVERGLKRREAEGKDVSNMTPVCTIMVGRLDDWLKIVAAKEGIITNPGTLDWAGVAAFKEAYKIYKEKGFRTRLLSAAYRNHLHWSQLIGDDIVQTIPGGWQKKFNNCDVPVEVTIDKPVDPAILEELHKKFPDFTKAYEAYGLKHEEFVTYGATSRTLRGFLAGYTELLSVVRDFMVPNPDA
- a CDS encoding aldehyde dehydrogenase family protein; the encoded protein is MSEYISKLMDRARAAQKQIEFFSQEQVDNMCERIAWATIQEDFAQKIAEFAFEETQMGDVSSKYGKMMNKVRGGWFDMKGEKSTGVIEENKALGLIKIAKPVGVIGALVPCTNCEATEVLKAMSAIKTRNAIILAPHPRARKTNEIVVNKMREALEAGGYPADLIIHMDEVTMDNSQDLMEQCDLILATGGGGLVKAAYSSGTPAYGVGAGNAVTIVDDTQDMAVVADKIKRSKTFDQATSCSAENACLIQDTIYNTFVAALQDEGGYLCDEDEKNKLQTALWPDGVHLNRDVVAQPAAKIARIAGIDLPEDRCFFFVEESGIGADFPFSGEKLSVVTAVYKWDNFDNAVQMVNDITNFSGAGHSCGIHSSNEERVMQLSEQVKVSRVMVNQPQCLANSGAWTNGMPMTLTLGCGTWGGNISSENITWKHLMNTTWVSSPIANRQPDDKELFSEQVRKG
- a CDS encoding acyl-CoA carboxylase subunit beta, which encodes MSKSEKADQVPELPRTHRESLALLEKMRKSMLAGGGEDRRARQRAKGKHTARERIHLLVDDGSFIENQPYELSRIDDFGMDKKKISGDGVITGSALMGGRQVWMSSQDFTVLGGSLGEQHASKIAGTLQMALKTGKPFIQINDSGGARIQEGVMSLEGYGSIFRGNILASGVIPQISLIMGPCAGGAAYSPALTDFVFMVDKTSHMYITGPDVIRAVTGEDVSHETLGGAVAHNSLSGNAHFNCSSEDECLLTVSKLLTFIPSSNKETPPVVDSKDDPNRDTSDILRIIPGQSNRPYDIRDIIALLFDKDCEFLEVHKYFARSMVVGFSRLGGRSVGVIGNQPNVFAGALNRDSSDKAARFIRFCDSFGIPIVSLVDVPGYMPGTEQEHGGIIRHGAKLLYAIAEATVPKLALVLRKAYGGAYIGMASKALGYDRVLALPIAEIAVMGASGAANIIFRNEIKAAKDSDLIREIKMHEYQEKFMNPFSAASLGIVDDVVAPESVRKELIRSMEMCADKQETLPYKKHGNIPL
- a CDS encoding LacI family DNA-binding transcriptional regulator; protein product: MKQVTIKDIAEIAGVSFSTVSRCLNDSSLVSDKTKSKVNKIADDLGFEFNAGARSMITSRAGTVGIIMPEQYKESNVNVYHSMLMNKLRTSLEKADMDLIVSHQQNHYSGQNNIIRLVTRNKVDGLIILLEDLSEESCEFLEKKSVPFVCIHYPPGKVVQDQDVVYTDHYMGGRLVAEHLLKKGNQTFVLIAEEEKHLEYRQREDGFCDTIEKAGFTVNRYYSDSSFDAARAVVSSNIEEIKEYDALFGSNDLMALGAMQAMRDAGMIMPADMSVVGYDDTEFCLYNNPGLTSIHQPREELAHISCDRLFMQIEKMKNGEQLLKKRISIQPVLVPRESS
- a CDS encoding 5-deoxy-glucuronate isomerase; the protein is MIVKNQIQDSGYTSITEENGIHSDMLLDFGILRLSAGDVWEDGDQIKERAWLLISGELRFEWQGEEAVMKRSSCFEESPSVLHVPSGVEVKITALSDVEISVEKKTNSKDFPSKLYRPEDIRSDIFGGGIMHDAAKRTVRTVFDGEIAPESNMVLGEVINHPGRWSSYPPHHHPQPEIYHYRHFPEQGFGVSLLDEEAFYTKNGDTCLINGGKTHSQVTAAGYAMYYIWMISHLPEDRWLPSTRYFKEEHKWLIDPEVKIWPELKHEGTKI